Within the Longimicrobium sp. genome, the region GTGCTTTCCGACCACCTGGCCGAGCAGCTGTTCGGGCAGCGCGACCCGGTGGGGCGGCAGGTGAAGATCGGCAGCACGGTGCTGACGGTGGTGGGCGTGTTCAAGCAGACGCCCAACCTCTTCTCCAGCCAGTTCAAGGACTGGGTGATCACCCCCGCCGAGACGCTGCACCGGCGGCTGGGCGTGACCACCGACTTCATGTCGCTGCTGGTGGTGACGTCGTCGGGCGCCACACAGGCCGAGGCCATGGACCAGGTGACGGCGGCGCTGCGCACCTCGCGCGGGCTGCGCCCCGGGCAGGACAACACCTTCGCGCTGACCAAGCCCACGCAGTTCGCCGACCTGTTCAACAAGGTCACCGGCGTGTTCTTCGTGGTGATGCTGGTGCTGTCGGGGATCGGGCTGATCGTGGGCGGCGTGGGGGTGGTGGGGATCATGATGATCTCGGTGACCGAGCGCACCCGCGAGATCGGCGTGCGCAAGGCGCTGGGCGCCACCCGGCGCGAGATCCTCTGGCAGTTCCTGGTCGAGTCGGTGACGGTGACGGTCATCGGCGGGGGGATCGGGATCCTGCTGGCCAGCTTCTTCGCCTGGGTGCTGCGCACGGTGACGCCCGTGCCCGCCGAGGTGCCGGCGTGGGCCGTGGCCGCGTCGCTGGGGATGGCGGCGTTCGCGGGGATCGTCTTCGGCCTCTACCCCGCCGCCAAGGCCGCGCGGCTCGACCCCGTGGAGTCGCTCCGCTACGAGTGACGTTCTGGGTTCGGACGTGATGAAGGGCCCCGCCCCGCCGCCGTCGTTGCGCGCGGGTCGGGGCCTCGGCATTTTCCCGCCCGCCGCCCGTCCGGACCTCACGCGGAGACGCGGAGACGCGGAGGAACTCAGCGCCGCGAGAGCGTCATCGCGCCACGCGACGGACCGTCGGAGACGCGGCGAAAGCCAGAACGACGTCATCCTGAGGCCGGCCACGCAGGATTCTCGGCTGCACCGTGACTCGCAGGCCGAAGGATCTATAGCATCGTCCGCACGACCGCCTCTTTCGTCGCGCCGATGACGGCGGCCGATGCGATCTTTCAATCCGATCCCCCAACCGATGACCGACCAGACCGAATCGCTCGCGCCGCCGGTGGACCTGCTGGCGATCGCCGCGCACCGCGACGACGTGGAGCTGCTGGTGGGCGGCACCATGGCGCGCGCCGCCGCGCAGGGGTACCGCACCGGCATCCTGGACCTGACCATGGGCGAGCGCGGCACCGATGGCAGCGCCGAGCTCCGCGGCCAGGAAGCCGACGCCGCCGCGAAGATCCTGAACGTCGTCGCCCGCCGCAACGCCGGGCTCGCCGACGCGGGGCTGGTGAACACGCCCGAGACGCGGTCGCTGGTTGCGGGCTACGTGCGCGCGTTCCGCCCGCGCGTGGTCATCCTCCCCTTCACCGCCGGCCGCCACCCCGACCACCGCATCGCCTCGCAGCTGGCGTACGACGCGTGCTTCCTGGCGGGGCTGGCCAAGTACGACGCGCCCGGCCAGGCGCACCGCCCGCACAAGCTCCTCTACGCGCTCACCTACCGAGAGGATGCGGTGAAGCCGAGCTTCGTGGTCGACATCACCGACTTCATCGAGACCAAGATGGAGGCGGTGCATTGCTACGCCTCGCAGTTCGACGGCAAGACGTGGGGCGGCGAGGTGTTCCCCGGCGGCGACCGGCCGCTGTACGACCAGGTGCGGATGCACGCCGCCCGCTACGGCGCGCTCATCCGCAAGGCCTATGGCGAGCCCTTCTACGTGGTGGAAACGATGGAGGTCGAGGACGTGGTCGCTCTCCCCGTGCGCAGCATCTGATCCGCCGCTGGCGCGTTCGGAGCGTGCACTTGTAAGGGGTATCATCCTCGAATAAATTTCTGCCGTACCCGAGGTTCAGGAGAGTGCCCGATGCCAGCACAGAAGTCCCTTCACGTGGTCCCCAGTCCGAACGGAGGCTGGAGCGTCAAGCAGTATGGTGCGCACCGGGCTTCCCGGCATTTCGATTCCAGGAGCGCGGCCATTCGCTGGGGACGGGATGCCAGCCGGAACAACGGGGCCGCGTTCTTCATCCACCGTAAGGATGGAACGGTCCAGGAGAAGACTTCTCCTGCCGGTGAAGGACATCTTTGAGCGAAACGTCTTCTCAACAGCACTTTCGACGCACAGAACCATATGAAATCAACGGCGGGCGATCCGTGATGGATCGCCCGCCGCTGGTAAGCAGGACCGGCCTCGCCGGCGCACTCACGCGGTTGCCCGCGGGTGCAAGGTTAGGGTCGCCCCCGAAGAGGTCCCACGTCTTGGAGGCGAGACCGGCCCGCTGCTAACTATATTATGCGGCGGTGGCCTGGACGCAATGCACTTCGATCAGCAGCCGCTTCCAGCTGGGCACGTCGTCGCCGCGCACGCGCAG harbors:
- a CDS encoding DUF2188 domain-containing protein; amino-acid sequence: MPAQKSLHVVPSPNGGWSVKQYGAHRASRHFDSRSAAIRWGRDASRNNGAAFFIHRKDGTVQEKTSPAGEGHL
- the bshB1 gene encoding bacillithiol biosynthesis deacetylase BshB1, with the protein product MTDQTESLAPPVDLLAIAAHRDDVELLVGGTMARAAAQGYRTGILDLTMGERGTDGSAELRGQEADAAAKILNVVARRNAGLADAGLVNTPETRSLVAGYVRAFRPRVVILPFTAGRHPDHRIASQLAYDACFLAGLAKYDAPGQAHRPHKLLYALTYREDAVKPSFVVDITDFIETKMEAVHCYASQFDGKTWGGEVFPGGDRPLYDQVRMHAARYGALIRKAYGEPFYVVETMEVEDVVALPVRSI
- a CDS encoding ABC transporter permease, which produces MNLTSTFEGVGIALDALRSNKVRAVLTILGIVIGVTVVITMAAAIGGFRATILEQVESIGPKNFIVNRFDNTAIIVDDGTGKPPWAGKPPITFAEAEEISRLPAVHAVASAIDTNGDVKAAGRNVPNVPVLGRGWRWVEYIEGEFLRGRNYVESDERHAAPVAVLSDHLAEQLFGQRDPVGRQVKIGSTVLTVVGVFKQTPNLFSSQFKDWVITPAETLHRRLGVTTDFMSLLVVTSSGATQAEAMDQVTAALRTSRGLRPGQDNTFALTKPTQFADLFNKVTGVFFVVMLVLSGIGLIVGGVGVVGIMMISVTERTREIGVRKALGATRREILWQFLVESVTVTVIGGGIGILLASFFAWVLRTVTPVPAEVPAWAVAASLGMAAFAGIVFGLYPAAKAARLDPVESLRYE